One segment of Herbaspirillum hiltneri N3 DNA contains the following:
- the lhpH gene encoding trans-3-hydroxy-L-proline dehydratase yields MLSYTRTVQTIDAHTGGEPLRILVSGLPQVPGATILEKRTWLKENRDDLRQFLMNEPRGHADMYGAYLFPPLTPNADFGVIFIHNEGYSDMCGHGIIALGKVLVEMGYVERTSPVTRICFDAPAGFIDASVEWDGQRAGKVTFKNVPSFIYQRDVEVDTPSFGKITGDIVFGGAFYYYINADQAGLTVKPELVRQLIQLGAETKAAVKAKVQIRHPLEPGLNTLYGTIIDSAPNFPGADQSNVCIFADREVDRSPTGTGTSGRAAQLFLRGKLDLNQDYVNGSIVGSNFSVRVTGTTKVGELDAAFTEVTGSAHIMSTNQWVLEESDPFPTGFFLR; encoded by the coding sequence ATGCTCAGTTACACCCGCACCGTCCAGACCATTGACGCCCACACCGGCGGCGAACCCCTGCGCATCCTGGTGTCCGGCCTGCCGCAAGTGCCCGGCGCCACGATCCTTGAGAAGCGCACCTGGCTGAAAGAAAACCGCGACGACCTGCGCCAGTTCCTCATGAACGAGCCGCGCGGTCACGCCGACATGTACGGTGCCTACCTGTTTCCGCCACTGACGCCGAATGCCGATTTCGGCGTTATTTTTATCCACAACGAAGGCTACAGCGACATGTGCGGCCACGGCATCATCGCGCTCGGCAAAGTGCTGGTCGAAATGGGCTACGTTGAGCGCACTTCACCGGTGACGCGCATCTGCTTCGACGCGCCGGCCGGCTTCATCGACGCCAGTGTGGAATGGGACGGCCAGCGCGCCGGCAAGGTCACCTTCAAGAACGTGCCTTCCTTCATCTATCAACGCGACGTCGAAGTCGATACGCCGAGCTTCGGCAAGATCACCGGCGACATCGTCTTCGGCGGCGCCTTCTACTATTACATCAACGCCGACCAGGCCGGGCTGACCGTCAAGCCGGAACTGGTGCGTCAACTGATCCAGCTCGGTGCCGAAACCAAGGCCGCAGTCAAAGCCAAGGTGCAGATCCGGCATCCGCTCGAGCCGGGTTTGAATACGCTGTACGGCACCATCATCGACAGCGCGCCCAATTTCCCCGGCGCCGATCAGTCCAATGTCTGCATCTTCGCCGACCGCGAAGTCGACCGCTCGCCGACCGGCACCGGCACCTCCGGCCGCGCGGCGCAGCTGTTCCTGCGCGGCAAGCTGGACCTCAACCAGGACTACGTCAACGGCAGCATCGTCGGCAGCAACTTCAGCGTGCGCGTTACCGGCACGACCAAGGTCGGCGAGCTCGATGCGGCCTTTACCGAAGTCACCGGTTCGGCGCACATCATGAGCACCAACCAGTGGGTGCTGGAAGAGTCCGACCCGTTCCCGACCGGCTTCTTCCTGAGGTAA
- a CDS encoding branched-chain amino acid ABC transporter substrate-binding protein, whose amino-acid sequence MYNRMHIIAASLAIIPAFASAQEVQTVKIGFSSPLTGPQASAGKDNQGGLQMAVERLNTQGLVIGGKKIKFEIVAEDDQADPKSGVGVAQKLVDQGVKAIVGPYNSGVTIPASRVYNDAGIVTATVASNPKITQQGFATLYRVAASDSQLGGKMALYAAKELKIKTVSVIDDRTAYGQGLAEEFIKIAQANGIKIVSKDFTNDKATDFTAILTSIKGKKPQAVFIGGYAPQGGPIKRQMKQLGIDALLMGGDGICSPEMGRLGGDAIGESVYCTQGGTILEKAKEGKAFADDYQKKFGRPAEVYAVSFYDGMMVIAQAMKAANSVEPKVYGPALAKIKYKGVAGQYEFDDKHDLKQSPVTIFRFKDGVPVALTSY is encoded by the coding sequence ATGTATAACCGCATGCATATCATCGCCGCTTCACTTGCCATCATCCCGGCATTCGCATCTGCTCAGGAAGTGCAAACAGTGAAGATCGGTTTCAGCAGTCCGCTGACCGGGCCACAAGCTTCGGCCGGCAAGGATAACCAAGGCGGTTTGCAAATGGCGGTCGAGCGTCTGAATACGCAAGGTCTCGTCATCGGCGGCAAAAAGATCAAATTCGAAATCGTGGCGGAAGACGACCAGGCCGATCCGAAATCGGGCGTGGGTGTGGCCCAGAAGCTGGTTGACCAGGGCGTCAAGGCCATCGTCGGTCCGTACAACTCGGGCGTGACCATTCCTGCTTCGCGCGTCTACAACGACGCTGGCATCGTGACTGCAACCGTGGCTTCCAATCCGAAGATCACCCAGCAAGGTTTTGCCACGCTGTACCGCGTGGCGGCAAGCGACAGCCAGCTGGGCGGCAAGATGGCGCTGTACGCAGCCAAGGAACTGAAGATCAAGACCGTGTCCGTGATCGATGACCGCACCGCTTATGGCCAAGGCCTGGCGGAAGAGTTCATCAAGATCGCTCAAGCCAACGGCATCAAAATCGTCAGCAAGGACTTCACCAACGACAAGGCGACCGACTTCACCGCCATCCTGACCTCGATCAAGGGCAAGAAGCCGCAAGCCGTATTCATCGGTGGTTACGCGCCACAAGGCGGTCCGATCAAGCGCCAGATGAAGCAACTGGGCATCGACGCGCTGTTGATGGGCGGCGACGGCATCTGCTCGCCTGAGATGGGCCGTCTGGGTGGCGACGCCATCGGTGAAAGCGTCTACTGTACCCAAGGCGGCACGATCCTCGAGAAGGCAAAGGAAGGCAAGGCGTTCGCCGACGACTATCAAAAGAAGTTCGGTCGTCCTGCGGAAGTCTATGCAGTCTCGTTCTATGACGGCATGATGGTCATCGCCCAGGCAATGAAGGCAGCCAACTCCGTCGAACCAAAGGTCTATGGCCCTGCGCTGGCTAAAATCAAATACAAAGGCGTGGCAGGCCAGTACGAGTTCGACGACAAGCATGACCTGAAGCAATCGCCAGTGACGATCTTCCGCTTCAAGGACGGCGTGCCGGTTGCTCTGACCAGCTACTGA
- a CDS encoding Lrp/AsnC ligand binding domain-containing protein translates to MATLDKISKKILSELQNDGRISNVDLAARVNLSPAACLERVRKLQDAGYILGYAAQLNPELLDVSLLVFIEVVLDRTTADVFEAFKKSVQSIPEIMECHMVAGGFDYLVKSRVKDMNAYREFLGKSLLQLKGVRETHTYAVMEEVKNTIRLPIK, encoded by the coding sequence ATGGCTACGCTTGATAAAATCAGCAAAAAAATTCTGTCCGAACTGCAAAACGATGGCCGCATCAGCAATGTCGATCTGGCCGCGCGCGTGAACCTGTCGCCGGCGGCCTGCCTTGAGCGGGTGCGCAAGCTGCAGGACGCCGGCTACATCCTCGGCTACGCGGCTCAGCTCAATCCCGAATTGCTGGACGTATCGCTGCTGGTGTTCATCGAGGTAGTGCTGGACCGCACCACGGCCGACGTCTTCGAAGCCTTCAAGAAAAGCGTGCAGAGCATCCCTGAAATCATGGAATGCCACATGGTTGCGGGCGGCTTCGATTACCTGGTCAAGTCGCGCGTGAAGGACATGAACGCCTACCGTGAATTCCTCGGCAAGTCGCTGCTGCAGCTCAAGGGCGTACGCGAAACGCATACTTATGCGGTGATGGAAGAGGTCAAGAATACGATCCGGCTGCCGATCAAGTAG
- a CDS encoding branched-chain amino acid ABC transporter substrate-binding protein — translation MSLVRIIATALSLLSACAFAQERQVVKLGFSSPLSGPQAAAGKDALNGVQMGIERLNQQNLQLDGKAIRFELLVRDDKASAQEGAAVARELVAAGVRAVLGPFNSGVALSAAKIYNDAGVVALTVASNPKVTQTSLPQVFRIAASDTDMGGKMAFYAARHLKLKRVAIIEDGSPYARGLTDEFERVAKMNGVQLVYKEAVGDKLEEFGAALGAVVAAKADAIFFGGYAPQGSALLRQMQQHGMPIALLGGDALCSSAMLAQAGSALGNRTYCVQGGVWLTRVSDGAVFASAYQGKYGSAPDVYAPTFYDGVLLLWQAMKSANSPDPRVFAPVLARMRYKGVTATYEFNPRHDMTESTVTILRFKDGKLTPLSSF, via the coding sequence ATGTCACTCGTCCGCATCATTGCAACAGCCCTGTCCCTGCTGTCCGCCTGCGCTTTTGCGCAAGAGCGGCAGGTGGTCAAACTCGGGTTCAGCAGCCCGTTGTCGGGGCCGCAGGCCGCTGCCGGCAAGGATGCGCTGAACGGCGTGCAGATGGGCATCGAACGCCTCAACCAGCAAAACCTGCAATTGGACGGCAAGGCGATTCGTTTCGAGCTGCTGGTGCGGGACGACAAGGCGAGCGCGCAAGAGGGCGCAGCGGTCGCGCGTGAACTGGTAGCGGCGGGAGTCAGAGCGGTGCTGGGACCGTTCAATTCCGGGGTGGCGCTGAGCGCCGCGAAGATTTACAACGATGCGGGCGTGGTGGCGCTGACGGTGGCTTCCAACCCGAAGGTCACTCAAACTTCGCTACCGCAGGTGTTCCGTATTGCCGCCAGCGACACCGACATGGGTGGCAAGATGGCCTTCTATGCCGCACGCCATCTCAAACTCAAAAGAGTGGCGATTATCGAGGATGGCTCGCCCTACGCGCGCGGACTGACAGACGAGTTCGAGCGGGTCGCCAAAATGAACGGCGTCCAGCTGGTGTACAAGGAAGCGGTCGGCGACAAGCTGGAAGAATTCGGCGCCGCGCTGGGCGCCGTCGTTGCCGCCAAAGCCGACGCCATCTTCTTCGGCGGCTATGCACCGCAGGGCAGCGCGCTGTTGCGGCAGATGCAGCAGCACGGCATGCCGATCGCCTTGCTCGGCGGCGACGCCTTGTGTTCGTCGGCCATGCTGGCGCAAGCCGGCAGCGCGTTGGGCAATCGTACTTATTGCGTGCAAGGAGGCGTATGGCTGACCAGGGTCTCCGACGGCGCCGTCTTCGCCTCCGCCTATCAAGGCAAATACGGCAGCGCGCCGGATGTCTATGCGCCGACCTTCTACGACGGCGTGCTGCTGTTGTGGCAAGCGATGAAATCCGCCAATTCGCCCGACCCGCGCGTCTTTGCGCCGGTGCTGGCGCGCATGCGCTACAAGGGCGTGACCGCGACCTACGAGTTCAATCCGCGCCACGACATGACCGAATCGACCGTGACCATCCTGCGTTTCAAGGATGGCAAGCTGACGCCATTGTCCAGCTTTTGA
- a CDS encoding TonB-dependent receptor, with product MQAQPNLLASAVLSALAVMSTAASAQTTVQTAPPQQSQQLQEVVVTASPFANEENAQILTPAKVLAGDELRNKLGNSLGDTLSQELGVSASAFGAGASRPIIRGMEGPRVLMLQNGMPTADVSTVSNDHAVATEAATARQIEILRGPAALLYGSGAIGGLVNVVNDRIPTELVGKPTGQVEARYGTADGQKNTSFSVDGSAGQIGLHVDGNYRDTDNYKIPGNARQGDATSASGRLPNSFTHESSVGVGGSYIADWGHIGASVSSLDDHYGIPTAEKSFIDLHQTRYDIDSLVKEPFAGIESFKFKLGYTDYTHTEKKKDGTADTVFSNRSLQTRWELAHKPLAGWRGNFGIQTDQNNYSALSAVDGSPQLTPRTKSSTFAGFLVEERKFGSVLASAGLRLESVKRRPEGLQDRDFNLFSWSTGALWSFVPGYGLGATYSVAQRAPTVEELYSNGPHESTSTFDIGNSSLQKETSHNIELSLQKTEGLVRWKGNLFQNKVKNYVYGRTNGQVDDAGNADPAGEFLQRFWSQGDATIHGAEVEVSYNLNNEGFSVRGFADTSRGKLDNQGNLPLQPATRYGVDLGWRQGPWASGVRVLRALKQDRLASFESSQTPSYTQLDANLSYTQKLQTMRVTWFALVKNLLNQDIRYSTAVLKDTVPQAGRNLIVGVRTQF from the coding sequence ATGCAAGCCCAGCCCAATCTGCTGGCCAGCGCCGTCCTGTCCGCGCTTGCCGTCATGTCCACCGCCGCCTCCGCACAGACCACGGTGCAAACCGCGCCGCCGCAACAATCACAGCAGTTGCAGGAAGTCGTCGTCACCGCCAGCCCCTTCGCCAACGAAGAAAACGCCCAGATCCTCACCCCCGCCAAAGTGCTGGCCGGCGACGAGCTGCGTAACAAGCTCGGCAATTCGCTCGGCGACACCTTGTCGCAGGAACTCGGCGTGTCGGCGTCCGCCTTCGGCGCCGGCGCCTCGCGTCCCATCATCCGCGGCATGGAAGGTCCGCGCGTCCTGATGCTGCAAAACGGCATGCCGACAGCCGACGTGTCGACCGTCTCCAACGACCACGCCGTCGCCACCGAAGCCGCCACCGCACGCCAGATCGAAATCCTGCGCGGTCCGGCGGCGCTGCTGTACGGCTCGGGCGCCATCGGCGGCCTGGTCAACGTGGTCAATGACCGTATCCCGACCGAACTGGTGGGCAAGCCGACCGGCCAGGTCGAGGCGCGCTACGGCACCGCCGACGGCCAGAAAAACACCTCGTTCTCGGTCGACGGTTCAGCCGGCCAGATCGGCCTGCATGTCGACGGCAACTACCGCGACACCGATAACTACAAAATCCCCGGCAACGCCCGGCAAGGCGACGCCACCAGCGCTTCCGGCCGCCTGCCGAATTCCTTCACGCACGAAAGCAGCGTCGGCGTCGGCGGCTCCTACATCGCGGACTGGGGCCACATCGGCGCGTCGGTGTCGTCGCTGGACGATCACTACGGCATCCCGACCGCGGAAAAATCCTTCATCGACCTGCACCAGACCCGTTACGACATCGACAGCCTGGTCAAGGAGCCGTTTGCCGGCATCGAGTCCTTCAAGTTCAAGCTCGGTTACACCGACTACACTCACACCGAAAAGAAGAAGGACGGCACCGCCGACACGGTTTTTTCCAACCGCTCGCTGCAGACGCGCTGGGAGCTGGCGCACAAACCGCTGGCCGGCTGGCGCGGCAACTTCGGCATCCAGACCGATCAAAATAATTACTCGGCCTTGTCGGCAGTCGACGGTTCGCCGCAACTGACGCCCAGGACCAAGTCGAGCACCTTCGCCGGCTTCCTCGTCGAGGAGCGCAAGTTCGGTTCGGTGCTGGCCAGCGCCGGCTTGCGCCTGGAGTCGGTCAAGCGCCGTCCGGAAGGTCTGCAGGACCGCGACTTCAACCTGTTCTCCTGGTCCACCGGCGCGCTTTGGAGCTTCGTTCCCGGCTACGGCCTGGGCGCGACCTATTCGGTGGCGCAGCGCGCGCCGACCGTCGAGGAGCTGTACTCCAACGGTCCGCATGAATCGACGTCGACCTTCGATATCGGCAACAGCAGCTTGCAAAAGGAAACCTCGCACAATATCGAACTGAGCCTGCAAAAGACCGAAGGCCTGGTGCGCTGGAAGGGCAATCTGTTCCAGAACAAGGTGAAGAACTACGTCTACGGCCGCACCAACGGCCAGGTCGACGACGCCGGCAATGCCGATCCGGCCGGCGAATTCCTGCAGCGCTTCTGGTCGCAGGGCGACGCCACCATCCATGGCGCTGAAGTCGAAGTCAGCTACAACCTGAACAACGAGGGCTTCTCGGTGCGCGGCTTTGCCGACACCTCGCGCGGGAAGCTGGACAACCAGGGCAACCTGCCGTTGCAGCCGGCCACCCGCTACGGCGTCGACCTCGGCTGGCGCCAAGGGCCGTGGGCCAGCGGCGTACGCGTGCTGCGCGCGCTCAAACAGGATCGCCTGGCGTCCTTCGAATCCAGCCAGACGCCGTCTTACACCCAGCTCGACGCCAACCTGTCGTACACGCAGAAGCTGCAGACGATGCGCGTGACCTGGTTTGCGCTGGTAAAGAACTTGCTCAACCAGGACATCCGCTATTCCACCGCCGTGCTCAAGGACACCGTGCCGCAGGCCGGCCGCAACCTGATCGTCGGGGTGCGCACGCAGTTTTGA
- the dksA gene encoding RNA polymerase-binding protein DksA has translation MLTEEQILKMGEKDYMNEAQLAFFKARLQQLERDLLKNAGETTEHLRETVLVPDPADRATIEEEHALELRTRDRERKLLKKVQQSIVSIDSGEYGWCEETGEPIGIPRLLARPTATLSLEAQQRRELKQKLYGD, from the coding sequence TTGCTCACCGAGGAACAAATCCTCAAGATGGGCGAGAAGGACTACATGAACGAAGCGCAACTTGCTTTCTTCAAGGCCCGTTTGCAACAGCTGGAACGAGATCTGCTCAAGAACGCCGGCGAGACCACCGAGCATCTGCGCGAAACCGTGCTGGTGCCTGATCCTGCCGATCGCGCCACGATCGAAGAAGAACACGCGCTGGAATTGCGTACCCGCGACCGCGAACGCAAGCTGCTCAAGAAGGTGCAGCAATCCATCGTCTCCATCGATAGCGGCGAATACGGCTGGTGCGAAGAAACCGGAGAACCGATCGGCATCCCGCGCCTGTTGGCGCGTCCTACCGCGACGCTGTCGCTGGAAGCGCAACAACGCCGCGAACTCAAGCAAAAGCTGTACGGCGACTGA
- a CDS encoding HesA/MoeB/ThiF family protein — protein MNDQQLLRYSRHILLDEIDIAGQEKLLAGHALVIGAGGLGSPAAMYLASAGMGRITLVDDDTVDLTNLQRQIMHTTGRVGQLKVRSGQQALQEINPEIDIVAIAERVSDARLGELVRSATVVLDCSDNFDTRHAVNRACVAHKVPLVSGAAIRFDGQISVFDPRSGAAPCYACLFPPDQKFDEVQCSTMGVFSPLVGIIGTMQAAEALKLTAGIGESLAGRLQILDARNMEWTTIRLARNPACPVCGAAHPA, from the coding sequence ATGAACGACCAGCAGCTGCTGCGCTACTCGCGCCACATTCTCCTCGACGAGATCGACATTGCCGGACAGGAAAAACTGCTGGCCGGCCATGCGCTCGTCATCGGCGCCGGCGGTCTGGGGTCGCCGGCGGCGATGTATCTGGCATCGGCCGGCATGGGCAGGATCACGCTGGTGGATGACGATACCGTCGACCTGACCAATCTGCAGCGGCAGATCATGCACACCACCGGTCGCGTCGGTCAGCTCAAGGTGCGGTCGGGACAACAGGCGCTCCAAGAAATCAATCCCGAGATCGACATCGTCGCCATTGCCGAGCGCGTCAGCGACGCCCGTCTCGGCGAGCTGGTGCGCAGCGCCACCGTGGTGCTCGACTGCAGCGATAATTTCGACACCCGCCACGCCGTCAACCGCGCCTGCGTCGCCCACAAGGTGCCGCTGGTATCGGGCGCGGCGATCCGCTTCGACGGCCAGATCAGCGTGTTCGATCCGCGTTCGGGAGCGGCGCCGTGCTACGCCTGCCTGTTTCCACCTGATCAGAAGTTCGATGAGGTGCAATGCTCGACCATGGGCGTATTTTCGCCGCTGGTGGGCATCATCGGCACCATGCAGGCGGCCGAAGCGCTCAAGCTGACGGCCGGGATCGGCGAATCGCTGGCCGGACGGCTGCAGATCCTCGACGCCCGCAACATGGAATGGACCACCATTCGGCTGGCGCGCAACCCGGCTTGCCCGGTGTGCGGCGCTGCACATCCGGCCTGA
- a CDS encoding S41 family peptidase has protein sequence MGSKLKNVGLISLGMIAGVAASMQFDAIAQKNATAPLPLEELRQLTDVFGLIKSDYVEPVEDKKLLTEAISGMVASLDPHSAYLDKKAYKELREGTMGKFVGLGIEVGMEDGYVKVISPIEDSPAYRAGIKAGDLITRLDATPVKGLTLDEAVKKMRGEPNTKITLTIARKDEDKPIILSITRQEIRVQSVKSKVVEPGYAWLRVTQFQEPTVDDMAKKILAIYAQEPNLKGLVLDLRNDPGGVLPGAIGVSATFLPKDAVVVTTNGQLPSSKSSFLAKREFYASNPLNDPLSRLPDAIKKVPLVVLINSGSASASEIVAGALQDYKRATIMGTQSFGKGSVQSVISLPPDKLTAVKLTTARYYTPNGRSIQARGIVPDIMVDEYADGDGLNGLRLREADLTKHLTNDKDKDAKEVKASTVDEKEEERLIAQEKKRKPLEFGSKDDFQLAQALNHLKGQPVQVSKVKPEIRDESSKDDKPVKDIRKDNKAPPEKIEKK, from the coding sequence ATGGGCAGCAAACTCAAGAACGTTGGACTTATCAGTTTGGGCATGATTGCAGGTGTGGCTGCTTCGATGCAATTCGACGCCATCGCGCAAAAGAATGCGACGGCGCCGTTGCCGTTGGAAGAATTGCGGCAACTGACCGACGTGTTCGGTCTGATCAAGTCCGATTACGTTGAGCCGGTCGAAGACAAGAAACTGCTCACCGAAGCGATTTCCGGCATGGTTGCTTCGCTCGATCCGCATTCCGCCTACCTCGACAAGAAGGCCTACAAGGAGCTGCGCGAAGGCACCATGGGCAAGTTCGTCGGCCTCGGCATCGAAGTCGGCATGGAAGACGGCTACGTCAAGGTAATCTCGCCGATCGAGGATTCGCCGGCCTACCGTGCCGGCATCAAGGCGGGCGACCTGATCACGCGTCTCGACGCCACGCCCGTCAAGGGACTGACGCTCGATGAAGCCGTCAAGAAGATGCGTGGCGAACCGAACACCAAGATCACGCTGACCATCGCCCGCAAGGACGAGGACAAGCCGATCATCCTGAGCATCACCCGTCAGGAAATCCGCGTGCAAAGCGTCAAGTCGAAAGTGGTCGAACCCGGCTACGCCTGGCTGCGCGTGACGCAATTCCAGGAACCGACGGTTGACGACATGGCCAAGAAGATCCTGGCGATCTACGCCCAGGAACCGAACCTCAAGGGCCTCGTGCTCGACCTGCGCAACGATCCGGGCGGCGTGTTGCCGGGCGCGATCGGCGTGTCGGCCACCTTCCTGCCCAAGGATGCAGTGGTGGTGACCACCAACGGCCAGCTGCCGAGCTCCAAGTCGAGCTTCCTGGCCAAGCGTGAGTTCTACGCCTCCAACCCGCTCAACGATCCGCTGTCCAGGCTGCCTGACGCGATCAAGAAGGTGCCGCTGGTGGTGCTGATCAACTCCGGTTCCGCTTCGGCTTCCGAAATCGTGGCCGGCGCGCTGCAGGATTACAAACGCGCCACCATCATGGGCACGCAGTCGTTTGGCAAAGGCTCGGTGCAGTCGGTGATCTCGCTGCCACCGGACAAGCTGACGGCGGTCAAGCTGACCACGGCGCGCTACTACACGCCGAACGGCCGCTCGATCCAGGCGCGCGGCATCGTGCCGGACATCATGGTGGATGAATACGCCGACGGCGACGGCCTTAACGGCCTGCGCCTGCGCGAAGCCGACCTGACCAAGCATCTGACCAACGACAAGGACAAGGACGCCAAGGAAGTGAAGGCATCCACGGTCGACGAGAAGGAAGAAGAACGCCTGATCGCCCAGGAAAAGAAGCGCAAGCCGCTCGAGTTCGGCAGCAAGGACGACTTCCAGCTGGCGCAGGCGCTCAACCACCTGAAGGGCCAGCCGGTCCAGGTGTCCAAGGTCAAGCCTGAAATCCGCGACGAGTCCAGCAAGGACGACAAACCGGTCAAGGACATCCGCAAGGACAACAAGGCGCCGCCGGAAAAGATCGAGAAAAAATAA
- a CDS encoding murein hydrolase activator EnvC family protein: MTNVLWRRRAGSPAVLGAAALAAALCLPLPAAAQITERAKQKQVAEKERADLQQKLANLKRDIDKTETAKGNAADALAESEQAISKANRSLRELSQEQAGTEAKLNVLVKQQAELSGVVNSQQAQLSKLLRDQYVAGNEDRIKLLLSGDNPNRINRELQYMGYVSQAQAKLIETLRVNLQAIKDNKAATQNAKFELEEIAQEENEQKKLLEKEKAKRGTLLAQLSTKLNSQRKEVGNLQRDEQRLSGLVDKLAQLIEDQKKAEAAAREKRRQEQLAKAKAEHERRAAAAQQAKAAPGTKVKPAPSDTIDDDEAPQSLGRNEATPSPEENFGKPFASLRGQLRLPVRGDLIAKFGGKRGDGPSWKGLFIRTPEGSEVRAVAAGRVVYADWLRGFGNLLIIDHGNQYMTIYGNNQSVLKRAGDLVKTGDVIASAGNSGGNEQSGLYFEMRHQGRAFDPLGWVTTR; the protein is encoded by the coding sequence ATGACTAACGTACTGTGGCGCCGGCGCGCCGGCAGCCCGGCAGTTCTCGGCGCTGCGGCCTTGGCCGCGGCCTTGTGCCTGCCGCTGCCGGCCGCCGCCCAGATTACCGAACGCGCCAAACAAAAGCAGGTGGCCGAGAAGGAACGCGCCGACCTGCAGCAAAAGCTGGCCAACCTCAAGCGCGATATCGACAAGACCGAGACCGCCAAGGGCAATGCCGCCGATGCGCTGGCCGAGTCGGAGCAGGCGATTTCCAAGGCCAACCGCTCGCTGCGCGAACTCAGCCAGGAGCAGGCCGGCACCGAAGCCAAGCTCAATGTGCTGGTGAAGCAGCAGGCCGAACTGTCCGGCGTGGTTAACAGCCAGCAGGCGCAATTGTCGAAACTGCTGCGCGACCAGTACGTGGCCGGCAACGAGGATCGCATCAAGCTGCTGCTGTCGGGCGACAATCCCAACCGCATCAACCGCGAGCTGCAATACATGGGCTACGTGTCGCAGGCGCAGGCGAAACTGATCGAGACGCTGCGCGTGAACCTGCAGGCCATCAAGGACAACAAGGCCGCGACCCAGAACGCCAAGTTCGAACTGGAAGAAATCGCCCAGGAAGAGAACGAGCAAAAGAAACTGCTGGAGAAGGAAAAGGCCAAGCGCGGCACGCTGCTGGCGCAGCTGTCGACCAAGCTGAACTCGCAGCGCAAGGAAGTCGGCAACCTGCAGCGCGACGAGCAGCGCCTGTCCGGCCTGGTCGACAAACTGGCGCAATTGATCGAAGACCAGAAAAAGGCCGAAGCCGCGGCGCGCGAAAAACGACGTCAGGAACAATTGGCCAAAGCCAAGGCTGAACACGAACGGCGCGCAGCCGCGGCCCAGCAAGCCAAGGCCGCACCGGGAACCAAGGTCAAGCCGGCGCCGTCGGACACCATCGACGACGACGAAGCGCCGCAATCGCTGGGCCGCAACGAGGCCACGCCGTCGCCGGAAGAAAATTTCGGCAAACCGTTCGCCAGCCTGCGCGGCCAGTTGCGCCTGCCGGTGCGCGGCGACCTGATCGCCAAGTTCGGCGGCAAGCGCGGCGACGGACCGAGCTGGAAGGGCCTGTTCATCCGCACGCCGGAAGGCTCGGAAGTCAGGGCCGTGGCGGCTGGGCGGGTGGTGTATGCGGACTGGCTGCGCGGTTTCGGCAACCTGCTGATCATTGATCACGGCAACCAGTACATGACGATTTATGGCAATAATCAGTCCGTTCTGAAGCGGGCGGGGGATCTCGTCAAAACCGGAGATGTCATCGCCAGCGCAGGCAATAGCGGCGGCAATGAGCAATCGGGTTTATACTTTGAAATGCGGCATCAGGGCCGCGCTTTCGACCCACTGGGCTGGGTAACTACTAGGTGA
- the gpmA gene encoding 2,3-diphosphoglycerate-dependent phosphoglycerate mutase gives MYKIVFMRHGESTWNLANRFTGWVDVDLTEKGVAEARQAGKLLKEAGFTFDQAYTSVLKRAIRTLWTTLDEMDLMYLPVQHDWRLNERHYGALQGLNKAETAAQYGDEQVLVWRRSYDTPPLPLEPSDPRASYNDPRYANLRREDIPLTECLKDTVARVLPAWNDTIAPAIRAGKKIIISAHGNSLRALIKYLDGISDNDIVGLNIPNGQPLVYELDADLKPIKSYYLGDQSAIDAALKAVANQGKSK, from the coding sequence ATGTACAAAATCGTTTTCATGCGCCACGGCGAGTCGACCTGGAACCTCGCCAACCGTTTCACCGGCTGGGTTGACGTCGATCTGACCGAAAAAGGCGTGGCCGAAGCCAGGCAGGCCGGCAAGCTGCTCAAGGAAGCCGGTTTCACTTTCGACCAGGCCTACACCTCGGTGTTGAAGCGCGCCATCCGCACGTTGTGGACCACGCTCGACGAAATGGACCTGATGTATCTGCCGGTGCAGCACGACTGGCGTCTTAACGAGCGCCACTACGGCGCGCTGCAAGGCCTGAACAAGGCGGAAACCGCCGCCCAGTACGGCGATGAGCAGGTGCTGGTATGGCGCCGCAGCTACGACACGCCGCCGCTGCCGCTGGAGCCTAGCGATCCGCGCGCGTCCTACAACGATCCGCGCTATGCCAACCTGAGGCGCGAAGACATCCCGCTGACCGAATGCCTCAAGGACACGGTGGCGCGCGTGCTGCCGGCCTGGAACGACACCATTGCACCGGCCATCCGCGCCGGCAAGAAGATCATCATTTCGGCCCACGGCAACAGCCTGCGCGCGCTGATCAAGTACCTGGACGGCATCAGCGACAACGACATCGTCGGTCTCAACATCCCCAACGGTCAGCCGCTGGTGTATGAACTCGACGCCGACCTCAAGCCGATCAAGAGTTACTATCTGGGCGACCAGTCGGCCATCGATGCGGCGCTCAAGGCCGTGGCAAATCAAGGGAAATCGAAATAA